The Hymenobacter sp. DG01 sequence TATTGATGTGGACCTGGACAACGTGGTGCCCGCACTGGATTCAGTGAAACTGCGGGGTACGTTTTACCTGATTGGGTCCTCGCCGGTGGTGGCCCGCCGGCTGCCGGAGTGGCGCCGGGCCGCCCAGCGCGGCCACGAGCTCGGCAACCACGCCCTCATGCACCCCTGCGACGGTAGCCTGCCTGGCCGCGGCTTCGTGACGCCTGACAACGACCTGAGCAAGTACACCGTGACGCGGGCCGTGAGTGAGGTGCGCGCCAACAATACCCTGCTCAACGCCATTGATGGCAAAACGGCCCGCACCTTCGCCTACCCCTGCGGCGACCGGCAGATCGGGGGAGTGTACTTCTACGAGCAGCTCAGGAACGATTTTGTGGCGGCCCGGGGCGTAACCGGGGGCCTGCAGACCGCCGCCCAGGTGGACCTGACCAACATCAACAGCTACATGATAAACGGGCAAACCGGCGCCCAGCTGATTGACCTGGTGAAAAAGGCCCAGCAGTCGGGTACGGTGCTGGTATTCCTGTTTCACGGCGTGGGCGGCGGCCACTCCCTGAACGTGGACCTAAAGGCTCACCGGCAGCTGCTGCGCTATCTTAAAGCCCACGAACAGGACATCTGGGTGGCTCCGATGGTGGATGTAGCCGCCAAAATCAGGGCGACTCAGCAACGCTAGGCTGCCAAGCAGCTCCGGCTGTGCCCGCACCGTGGCAGCCGGTGACCCTAACCTTTTTTCCGCCTTCAGCATCATGCTTAACTTAACTGCTCATGCTGCAGGCCGAACCCTTACGGGCAGGGCGCTGACTGCCTGTGCGTAAGGCTAAGGCAACAAATAAATGATGCTTGCATAACAATTTTGTTACGCAGCCGTATTATCTTTGCATCCAACAACTTGATCTGCAACCTTCTATCTGCCTTGCCATGAAAAAGAGCGCCGCTGCCGTTTCCTCCCTGCTGTTTCTGGGGGGCCTGGGGTCTTTGGGTTACCTGGCCTCCCAGGTTCGCGACCTGAATCTGTTTTTTGATCTTCGCGACGAAGAAGAGCTGCACTTCTGCTAGCGTAGTCAGATAGCCGAATTTTGCGCAAACCCCGCCGCTGGCGGGGTTTGTTGCGTTTGGGGGCTGCACAAACCGAGGTTCAAAATCAGGGCATTACCTCTCTGGTCCGAAAAAAACAACATCCATTCGCGGCGGTTTTCGGTACTTCACGCTAGCGGCGGCCCACGGTGGGCCGCCTTACCTCTCACGCGCTGACGGGCTGAAAGGATTTCTACGAAGGAAATCAGCGTTATCAGCTCTGTCAGCGGAAATCTGTGATTTATGAACCTGACCGGCTTGAAAGAGCAAATCAGCTACATCATCGGGCGCGACATGGCCCGCAACTTTGCCCAGCAGGGCCTCGACCTGGACATTGACGTATTTGCCCAGAGCATGAAGGAAGCCCTGGGCGGGGAGCCCAGCCGCCTGACTCCTGAGCAGATGCAGAGCGCCATGCAGCAGCTGCAGCAGCAGATGGAGGCCCACGAAGAAGCCAACCAAGACCCCAGTGCCATGAGCAACAACAAAGCCGAAGGCGAATCCTTCCTGAAAGAAAACGCCGGCAAGCCTGGCATTACTACCCTACCCAGCGGCCTCCAGTACGAGGTGCTGAAGGAGGGTAATGGCCGCAAGCCCGGCCCTGGCTCGTCGGTGACCACGCACTACCACGGCACCCTCATCAACGGTAACGTGTTCGACAGCTCTTACCAGCGCGGCCAGCCTGCTACCTTCGGGGTAAACCAGGTAATTGCCGGCTGGACAGAAGCCCTGCAGCTGATGCCCGAAGGCTCGAAGTGGCGCCTCTACATCCCCTCGGACCTGGCCTACGGCAAGCGTGGCGCCGGCCGCGACATCGGCCCCGACTCGGCCCTGATTTTCGATGTTGAGCTGCTGAAAGTAAATAATTAAGGCCACTGGCCTGCCCGGGCTCGATAGTGCTTCTGCCGGGCTTTGGGCTGCCTACCCCCGGCTTTCTTTTTAACCTCCCAGTACGGCCCCGCTGTTGCCCATGCTTGTTGCTGCGCCCCTTCACCGGGGACGGGCTACCGGGGCCGGCGGGGCTTTTTCGGCCATGTCTGATGCATCTGTTCCCCTTCCTCCTGACCCGGATACCCCGCTACACGGTGCGCGCCCGCTATTGCCGGCTGGCTCCTTGCCTGCCTTGCCGGAGCCCAGGTTTCAGGCTCAGCCGCCCCTACACCCCACACAATTCCGAACCCTACGCAGCGAGGATGGCCGGGTGGCCCTTACCAACGACGCGCTGGAAATTAATGGCGAGCTGTTTGGCTGGCGCGAGCTGGCAGGAGTAGATGTGCAGCCGGTGCGGTGGCTGCTGGGGGTGCTGCTGGGAGGCTTTGTGCTGTGCGGGTTTATGCTGGGCTACTTGCAGTTCTGGCTGCGCACCATGCCAGCCGCACTGGGCCTGAGCGTGGGGGCCTTACTGCTGGTGTGGGGCGTGCGGGGCACTAACCGCTGGCGCCTGCATCGCCCGGGCCAGGAGCCCCGCCATTTTGCGTTTTCCGGCCCGGCCCGCAGCTGGCAACAGCTGGCCCAGGAAGCCAACTACCGGATTCGGCAGCGCCACCACGAGGCCGCCACGGAGGCCGCCTATTGGCTGGCCAGATCCGATGAAGCCACTGATTTGCCCGCGCCGGACCCGCCGCTGCCGGCCTGATTTTCAGGTAAACTGTCACTTTTCGTGGGGTGGCTGCGTAAGCGCGGCTGAGTTTGTAGCCGGCATTAGCGCTCAACTCCTACCTTTGGCCCCGCTCGTCAAAAAACGGCTTCCCTCACCCTTTCATTTCTCTCATGGACGCCAAACATCAGCACACCGCCATTTCAACGGCCGGGCTGCTTATTGCCCTGGGCATCATCTACGGCGACATCGGCACCTCGCCCTTGTACGTGATGAAGGCCATTGTTCCGGGGCGCATCGATCCGGACCTAGTGTACGGGGGCATTTCCTGCGTGCTCTGGACCCTCACGCTGCAAACCACCATTAAGTACGTGCTGCTAACCCTGAACGCCGATAACAACGGCGAAGGCGGCATTTTCTCGCTCTATACCCTGGTGCGGCGGCGCGGGGCCTGGCTTTCGGGCATTGCCATCGTGGGCGGGGCTGCCTTGCTGGCCGACGGCGTGATTACCCCACCGGTATCGGTTTCCTCGGCCATTGAGGGGCTGGAGACGGTGTACCCGCATATTCAAACGGTACCCATCGTTATTGCCATCCTGATTGCCCTGTTTCTGCTTCAGAGCTTCGGCACCCAGATTGTGGGCAAGGCCTTTGGACCCATTATGTTTTTGTGGTTCTCGATGCTGGCGGCCCTGGGCGTGCACGGCATTCTGCAGCACCCCGAGATTCTGAAGGCCATCAACCCTTACTACGCTTACAACATGCTGGCCAACCGGCCCGGCGGGTTCTGGCTGCTGGGCTCGGTGTTTCTGTGTACTACCGGGGCCGAGGCCTTGTACTCCGACCTGGGCCACTGCGGCAAGGGCAACATCCGCATCAGCTGGGTTTTCGTGAAGCTATGCCTGGTGCTCAACTACTTTGGGCAGGGCGGCTGGCTGGTGGCGCACCAGGGCGAGCAGCTTAACGGCCGCAACCCCTTCTATGCCCTTATGCCCGACTGGTTTCTGCTCATCGGCATTGGCATTGCTACTATTGCGGCCATCATTGCCTCCCAGGCCCTGATTACGGGCTCGTTTACGCTGGTGGCCGAGGCTATCCGGCTGAACATGTGGCCGAAAGTGCGTCTCAACTACCCTACCGATGTAAAGGGCCAGCTGTACGTTCCCAGCATGAACCGCCTGCTGCTGCTGGGCTGCATTGCGGTGGTGCTCTACTTCCGCCGCTCCGAGAACATGGAGGCGGCCTACGGGCTGGCCATTACCGTCACCATGCTCATGACCACGATTCTGCTGTCCATGTGGCTGTTGTTCGTGAAACGGGTGCCCAAGCCGGTGGTGGCGCTGTTTGTGCTGGTGTACGGCCTGATTGAGGGCTCCTTCCTGGTGGCTAACCTCATCAAGTTCCCGCACGGGGGCTGGGTTTCGGTGGCTATCAGCCTGGCCCTGATTTCGGTGATGTACGTGTGGCTGCGAGCTTACTTTATCAAGCGCCGCCTCACCGAGTTTGTGAAGATTGAGCCCTACGTAGAAGCCCTCAAGCAGCTCTCCAACGACGAAACGGTATCCAAGTACGCCACCCACCTGGTCTTCATGTCGTCGGCGGAGCGGCAGTCGGAAATTGAGTCGAAGATTATCTACTCTATCTTCCAGAAGCGCCCGAAGCGGGCCGATATCTACTGGTTTGTGCACGTAGATACCACCGACGAGCCCTACACCATGGAGTACAAGGTAACCGAGCTGGCCCACGACGACGTGTTCCGCATTACCTTCCGCCTGGGCTTCCGGGTGGAGCAGCGCATTAACCTCTACTTCCGCAAAGTGGTAGAGGACCTGGTGCGCAACAAAGAGGTGGACATAACCTCGCGCTACGAGTCGCTGAGCAAGCAGCACGTCACCGGCGACTTCCGCTTCGTGGTGCTGGAGAAGTTCTTGTCGGTGGAAAACGAATTCCCCATGGTCGAGAAGCTGGTGATGCAGGCCTATTTCTACATCAAGCAGTTCATTGCTTCGGAAGACAAGTACTTTGGTCTGGATACTAGCTCGGTGAAAGTCGAGAAGGTGCCGCTGGTAATTACGCCGGTCCGCGAGGTAGCCCTCAAGCGCATCCGCTAGCCCTGCCCAGTCCGCAGCGTAATCAAGAAAGCCCTACTGAAGATATCAGTGGGGCTTTTTTTCTTTAGAAAGAAGTGAACTGGAGGCCTCATTTGATTCAACTACGTTGTCAGACTCCGACGTACACCTTGGCTCCGGTAGGAAGCGGCAGGTTTCTCCTGCTACACAATACCTACTCAGGGGTACGCGCCGGGACTAAGCGATGGTAGCACCACCCGTACACACCGCCGGCGCAAGTGTATATAAATAGCAGCTTACCATTATGCCACGGGCTATGTAGAAGCCACTGATCTTGGAAGATGCTGGCGTAGAGACAAGCAACCCCACCGATGACTGCCCCCAGCAGTACGTGCTGCCAGAGGCTGGCCAAAGCCCTACCCTTCGTTTTGGCAACAACCCAATAAATGCCAGTTGCCAGAAGGTGCGCCCAGCCAACGTAAAGCAGCTCAAAGGCAGGCCCCGCGAGCAAGCTGCCTAACCAGAAAGAAACCGGCTGCCCTATTGTTTCAGACCAGGACCTGATGGATAATGTCGGGTCCAACATGCTCAGCCAGCCACTGGAGGCCGCACTAATCAAGAGTAAAACCAGATAGGAAAAGATAGAACGCATTGTAGTACGGCGCTGTGCTGAGCGATTCAGGCTGCTTGAGCGCCTCTTTTTGCGCGCTGCCAGTTAAGACAATTAGCGGGGAAATATAACCTGTAGTGTTCTTCTATGGCTATTCACGAAGTCCTACCTTCATCCAGAACCTAACCCAGTGGCCCCTACCCCGGCTGGCAAGCAAAACCCCGGCCTGCTGGGCAGGACCGGGGTTTGAATAATTGAACGGGGTAGCCTGGTTACTTGCGCACCGGCAGCCACTTGGCCAGTACGGTCTGCTGTTCGGCAGTGGGGCTGGCCTGCCGCTCAATGCGGTAGCGGCGCAGGGAGTTGGCCAGCAGCGGGAAGCTCAACTCCTTGATCTGCCCGTCGCGGTTTACCAGCAGCCGCACCGTGGAACCGGCAGTTCGGCCGGCCAGCAACCGGTTTACATCGTCGGTTACGCGGGCGCCATCTACGGCCAGAATTTCGTCGCCCACGCTCAGGCCGCCCTGCCAGGCGCTGCCCTCGCGCAGTACGCTGCTCACCGTTTGGCGGCCACCGGCAGCGCTGATGCTGGCACCCAGGCTGGCCTCCGTGGCCGCGGCGGGCGTTACCGTCAGCTTCAGGCCGGCATAGCCCAGGGCCTGCTCGTAGGGCAGGGTCTCTACCCCGTACACGTGGCGGCGGAAAAAGTCATCGAAGCGGCGGCCGGCTACTTTGGCCACGGCATCCTGGTACTCCTCGTCGGTAAAGCCCCGGCCCAGCTGCTTGTAGTACCGGTCGTAGAGGTAGCGCATCACGTCATCGAGGCTTTTCTGGCCTTTGGTTTCGTTGATGATCATCAAATCCAGCACAGCCCCGATTACCTCGCCTTTATCATAGTAGCTGATGCCGGTATTCGCGGAATTTTCGTTCGGGCGGTAGTACTTGATCCAGGCATCGAAGCTCGACTCAGCGGCCGACTGCTGCCGGTTGCCGGGCGTGTTTTCTACGCGGTTGATGCCGTTGCTCAGGTCGCCCAGGTACTCATCCGGCGACACAAAGCCGGCCCGCTGCACAATCAGGTTCGAGAAGTACTCGGTGCCGCCTTCACTTACCCACAGCATGCGGGTATAGTTTTCCTGGTCGTAGTCGAAGGGGCCCAGGGCTACGGGCCGGATGCGCTTCACGTTCCAGAGGTGGAAGTACTCATGGGCCACCAGTCCCAGAAACCCTTTCCAGCCGGCCTCCGAGGAGTAGGCATTGCGCGAGACGGAGAGGGTAGTAGAAAAGAGGTGCTCCAGGCCGCCGGTGCCCCGGTCGATGTTGTGCACGATGAACACGTAGCGGTCCAGGGGGTTTTGGCCTACCACTTTCTGGGCCTCTTCGCACACACGCTGCATGTCGCGGGTCAGGCGTTGCTCGTCCACTTTCGGGTCGCCGAACATGGCTACCGTGTGGGGCGTGCCGTTAGCCGTGAAGGTGTAGAGCTTCTGGTTACCGATTTCGATGGGTGAGTCGGCCAGCTCATCGTAGCTGGAGGAACGGAACGTGAATGTGCCGCCAGCCGGCTTCAGGCTGGTGCTTACCTGGCTCCACCCCTGCGCGGGCTGCACTTCCAGAGTGCTGGGCAGCTGCTTGCCCTCGGCCGGGTACATAAACACGCTGGTACCGTTTACGTAGCCGTGGGCCGCGTCAATAAAGCTGGTGCGCACGCTCAGCTCGAAGGCATAGACCCGGTAGCGCACCGCAAAGCTCTTGGCCTTGGGATGATAGACGCGCCAGGTATTCTTGGTTACTTTCTCTACCCGCAGCTGCTCGCTGCCGGCCGTGGCCTGAAAGCCTTCCACGTTCTTGGCAAACTCGCGCACGAGGTAAGACCCAGGGGCCCACACCGGCATTTTCACGTCGGTGTACGCTTTATTGAAGCCATCGAGCTTCATTTCTACCTCGAAGTAGTGCGTTTGCGGCGCGGGCATCGAGAGGGTATAGCGCAGAGTGGGTGCGGCGGCCGCGGCCGAGCCGGCCTGGCTCAGCAACAGTCCCAGGGCCGCTACCGCCAGATGGCGGGTACGAATCAGGAGCATCAGGAAAGAGGGTGAGGAGGTGAATGAGCTGATTTGGTCGTCAAAGAACGGCGAAAACTGCCCGAAGCTGCAAGGTAACGCCCAAAAGCCACCCGATTACTTCCCGGGCAGCCCAACCATACGGAACCCGCTCCCGGCCGGACCCGTTACGAAAGCAGTCCGGTTTCTCACTGCTCTTTTCCTACCCCCACTTATGCGTTACGTCTGGCTTGGATTTCTGCTGCTGGTTAGCCTGGTGGTTGGGTGGGCCATGTACTCGGGGCCTGAGGCGCAACCCACGGCCCGGCCGCAGCCCCGCACGGTGCCGGTACATGCTACGGCCTACGTAATCAGCACGAAGCCCCTACCCCGCGCCGACAGCGTGGTGGCGTTTGCCCTGCGCCAGTTGGGCACCAATTACTGCTACGCCGGCAGCACCCCCGAAACCGGCTTCGACTGCTCGGGCTTTGTGAACTACGTATTTGCCCGCTACCGCATTCCG is a genomic window containing:
- a CDS encoding M61 family metallopeptidase, which translates into the protein MLLIRTRHLAVAALGLLLSQAGSAAAAAPTLRYTLSMPAPQTHYFEVEMKLDGFNKAYTDVKMPVWAPGSYLVREFAKNVEGFQATAGSEQLRVEKVTKNTWRVYHPKAKSFAVRYRVYAFELSVRTSFIDAAHGYVNGTSVFMYPAEGKQLPSTLEVQPAQGWSQVSTSLKPAGGTFTFRSSSYDELADSPIEIGNQKLYTFTANGTPHTVAMFGDPKVDEQRLTRDMQRVCEEAQKVVGQNPLDRYVFIVHNIDRGTGGLEHLFSTTLSVSRNAYSSEAGWKGFLGLVAHEYFHLWNVKRIRPVALGPFDYDQENYTRMLWVSEGGTEYFSNLIVQRAGFVSPDEYLGDLSNGINRVENTPGNRQQSAAESSFDAWIKYYRPNENSANTGISYYDKGEVIGAVLDLMIINETKGQKSLDDVMRYLYDRYYKQLGRGFTDEEYQDAVAKVAGRRFDDFFRRHVYGVETLPYEQALGYAGLKLTVTPAAATEASLGASISAAGGRQTVSSVLREGSAWQGGLSVGDEILAVDGARVTDDVNRLLAGRTAGSTVRLLVNRDGQIKELSFPLLANSLRRYRIERQASPTAEQQTVLAKWLPVRK
- a CDS encoding C40 family peptidase, whose protein sequence is MRYVWLGFLLLVSLVVGWAMYSGPEAQPTARPQPRTVPVHATAYVISTKPLPRADSVVAFALRQLGTNYCYAGSTPETGFDCSGFVNYVFARYRIPVPHSTALLISTGRAVERTQARPGDIVVFTGTAATSTTPGHAGIVISRPGEQPLRFVHSSSARRESGVKISQVEGTDYERRFMQVRRVL
- a CDS encoding KUP/HAK/KT family potassium transporter, which gives rise to MDAKHQHTAISTAGLLIALGIIYGDIGTSPLYVMKAIVPGRIDPDLVYGGISCVLWTLTLQTTIKYVLLTLNADNNGEGGIFSLYTLVRRRGAWLSGIAIVGGAALLADGVITPPVSVSSAIEGLETVYPHIQTVPIVIAILIALFLLQSFGTQIVGKAFGPIMFLWFSMLAALGVHGILQHPEILKAINPYYAYNMLANRPGGFWLLGSVFLCTTGAEALYSDLGHCGKGNIRISWVFVKLCLVLNYFGQGGWLVAHQGEQLNGRNPFYALMPDWFLLIGIGIATIAAIIASQALITGSFTLVAEAIRLNMWPKVRLNYPTDVKGQLYVPSMNRLLLLGCIAVVLYFRRSENMEAAYGLAITVTMLMTTILLSMWLLFVKRVPKPVVALFVLVYGLIEGSFLVANLIKFPHGGWVSVAISLALISVMYVWLRAYFIKRRLTEFVKIEPYVEALKQLSNDETVSKYATHLVFMSSAERQSEIESKIIYSIFQKRPKRADIYWFVHVDTTDEPYTMEYKVTELAHDDVFRITFRLGFRVEQRINLYFRKVVEDLVRNKEVDITSRYESLSKQHVTGDFRFVVLEKFLSVENEFPMVEKLVMQAYFYIKQFIASEDKYFGLDTSSVKVEKVPLVITPVREVALKRIR
- a CDS encoding polysaccharide deacetylase family protein translates to MNRLVLFSLTATLLLSAKPASQAQTTGPWNNKSCAVVLTYDDAIDVDLDNVVPALDSVKLRGTFYLIGSSPVVARRLPEWRRAAQRGHELGNHALMHPCDGSLPGRGFVTPDNDLSKYTVTRAVSEVRANNTLLNAIDGKTARTFAYPCGDRQIGGVYFYEQLRNDFVAARGVTGGLQTAAQVDLTNINSYMINGQTGAQLIDLVKKAQQSGTVLVFLFHGVGGGHSLNVDLKAHRQLLRYLKAHEQDIWVAPMVDVAAKIRATQQR
- a CDS encoding FKBP-type peptidyl-prolyl cis-trans isomerase; translation: MNLTGLKEQISYIIGRDMARNFAQQGLDLDIDVFAQSMKEALGGEPSRLTPEQMQSAMQQLQQQMEAHEEANQDPSAMSNNKAEGESFLKENAGKPGITTLPSGLQYEVLKEGNGRKPGPGSSVTTHYHGTLINGNVFDSSYQRGQPATFGVNQVIAGWTEALQLMPEGSKWRLYIPSDLAYGKRGAGRDIGPDSALIFDVELLKVNN